A region of Oceanispirochaeta sp. DNA encodes the following proteins:
- a CDS encoding pyridoxal phosphate-dependent aminotransferase produces the protein ALPPREFTKILLEEAARENMHGYMPNAGYPDVRKQVALYLKDEQKVEFLPENILMTSGAGGALNVALKTILNPGDKVLASKPCFMEYKFYCDNHGGTLELVDCLPGFDLNIKAFESAIDETTAAVIINSPNNPSGKVYSEDRLKELADLLDRKSVEIGRRIYILCDEPYRKIIYGDVKVPSIPALYPHTMVCTSYSKDLSIPGERIGFLAIGPELEDRDHITGGAILCNRILGYVNASSLMQRVVGRLQGLAVDVAQYQRKRDLLGKILTDCGFDLDLPEGTFYLFPRAPLGDDMMVVNYLQEQNILAVPGRGFGMPGYFRLSYCVDDDMILRSEKAFRKAAHNIFG, from the coding sequence GTGCCCTCCCACCCCGGGAGTTTACGAAAATACTGCTGGAAGAAGCAGCACGGGAAAATATGCATGGCTATATGCCCAATGCCGGGTATCCTGATGTGAGAAAGCAGGTGGCCCTCTACCTTAAAGATGAACAGAAGGTTGAATTCCTTCCTGAAAATATTCTGATGACCAGTGGTGCCGGAGGGGCCTTGAATGTCGCTCTGAAAACCATATTGAATCCCGGGGACAAGGTCCTGGCCAGCAAGCCCTGTTTTATGGAATATAAATTCTATTGTGATAACCACGGGGGAACCCTTGAATTGGTGGACTGCCTCCCCGGATTTGATCTGAATATTAAAGCTTTTGAATCTGCCATAGATGAAACGACGGCTGCTGTGATTATCAATTCTCCCAATAATCCCTCCGGGAAGGTCTACAGTGAAGATCGATTGAAAGAGCTGGCAGATCTGCTGGATAGAAAGAGTGTAGAAATCGGCAGGAGGATCTATATCCTCTGTGATGAACCCTATAGGAAAATAATTTATGGTGATGTGAAGGTACCGTCCATCCCGGCACTCTATCCTCATACCATGGTTTGTACTTCCTATTCTAAAGACCTTTCCATACCTGGGGAAAGAATCGGTTTCCTGGCCATCGGACCGGAGCTGGAAGACCGGGACCATATTACGGGTGGGGCCATTCTCTGTAACCGCATATTAGGGTATGTCAACGCTTCATCCCTGATGCAGAGGGTTGTAGGCCGGCTTCAGGGGCTGGCAGTCGATGTGGCTCAGTATCAGAGAAAACGTGATCTTCTGGGGAAAATTCTTACAGACTGCGGGTTTGACCTTGATCTGCCGGAGGGAACGTTTTACCTCTTTCCCAGGGCCCCCCTGGGGGATGATATGATGGTGGTGAACTATCTGCAGGAACAGAACATCCTGGCTGTTCCCGGACGGGGCTTTGGTATGCCCGGTTATTTCAGGCTCTCCTACTGTGTGGATGATGATATGATACTCCGGTCTGAAAAAGCCTTCAGAAAAGCGGCGCACAATATTTTTGGATAA